ATATTCCCCACTGCTGCCTCCCGTAGGAGTCTGGACCGTGTCTCAGTTCCAGTGTGGCCGATCACCCTCTCAGGTCGGCTACTGATCGTTGCCTTGGTGAGCCGTTACCTCACCAACTAGCTAATCAGACGCGGGCCCATCCCTATCCGAAATTCTTTGATAAGCTAATGATGCCAAAAGCTTATGTTATCTGGTATTAGCACACTTTTCAGTGTGTTATCCCAGTGATAGGGGCAGGTTACCCACGTGTTACGCACCCGTCCGCCGCTAGCAATTTATCCAGCACTCATCACTCCACTAAAATGTATTATCACTATTTGCGTACATGAATTTCTTTTTTTTCCTTATTAAAGGTAGAAACTCATGATTACACTGGCGATAGCCATTTGAAGTAATCAGTGCTAGATAAATTGCCCGCTCGACTTGCATGTGTTAAGCACGCCGCCAGCGTTCATCCTGAGCCAGGATCAAACTCTCAAATATAATCCTTAGTCTCAGTAAAAATTTACTGACTTGGTTGTTGTTCATAAATGGTGTGGTTTTTAATCGAAATTAAAAACTTTTTATGGTTTACTATCCAGTTTTCAAAGTTCATCTGTTTTTAACCTTTTGTCTTCTTGTCGAAGACATTTGTTTCATCCTCTCGTTGAGGACATGTATTAATATATCATGCTCTAAAAAAAAAAGCAATACCTTTTCTTTTATTTTTTTTAAAAAAGAACAACCTAATCTCAGATTGTTCTTTTTTTGATTAAATTTATAAATCATTCCATAATACGAAGTTATTGAAATTACTTTTATTGATATCAATAATTCTTTGATTAGAAGACCCTACAAATGGCTTTTCTATGGTTCTTAAATTCAAATCAAATTTTCCATCTACTAATATATCTACAGATTTCAGTAATTCAAGCTTAGCTTTATCTTTTGAATTGACAATTTCTTCTGCTTTGTATCCTGTGAAGCACCAAATATCTAAATTTAAGCCTCTTTCTTTATTAAAAGCTTTAATTTCATTTGAAAGCTTTATGAAGGAGTTAGCTTGTTCAAATGGCTCTCCTCCAGAAAAAGTAACTCCCTTAAGCAAAGGATTTCGTTTAATATCATTTAGTATTTCATCTATCATTTTATACTTACCCGAATCAAAACAATGGGATTCAGGGTTATGACAACCTACGCATTTATGCGGACACCCTTGAGCAAATACAACATATCTTAGACCTGTTCCATCTACTATACTCTCTTTTTCAATTCCACATATTTTTATCATTTTAAACAATCCTTCTTAGTTTTTAAGCTTTTTATATATGCTTAACTCTATCATTAACTTCAGATTTTTTAGCATCATTAAATCTATCTAAAGTTCCTACTAAATATCCAGTTATTCTTCTGATTCTTTCAAAAGGAACATCGCCTTCTTCTCTTCCACATGAAGGACAGGTATCTCCTATAACACCATTATATCCACACACAGGATCTCTATCTAATGGGTGATTTATACTTCCATAGCCAATTCCTGCATCTTTCATAGCTCTAATTATAGTTTCAAATGCATCTAAATTAGAAGATGGATTGCCATCTAATTCTATATAGCTAATATGCCCAGCATTTGTAAGTTCATGGTAAGGTGCTTCTATTTGAATTTTTTCATATGCACTAAGCTTGTAATAAACTGGCACATGGAATGAATTAGTGTAGTAATCTTTATCAGTTACTCCTTCAATTTCTCCAAATAGCTTTCTATCTATACGTGTAAATCTTCCTGAAAGACCTTCAGCTGGAGTTGCTATCAAGGAATAGTTAAGCTTATGAGCTTCACTCATTTCATCCATTTTATTTCTAATATGTCTAATTATCTTTTCTCCTAATGCTCTAGAGCTTTCATCTTCTCCATGATGCTTGCCTGTAAGCGCAATTAAGCATTCAGCAAGACCGATGAATCCCATTGTAAGAGTGCCTTCTTTTATTATATCTCTAAGTTCATCATCCCATCCCAGATTTTCAGAACCCTTCCAAATACCTTGTCCCATTAAAAACGGGAAGTTTTTGACTTTTTTGCTAGCTTGTATTTCAAATCTTTCTAAAAGCTGTTCTCCAATTAAGTTAATTTTCTCATCTAGCTCGGCAAAGAATCCCTCTAAATCTGCTTTGTTTCTATCTGAAGTTTTTATTCCATACTTTATCCCTAGCCTTGGCAGGTTAAGTGTCGTAAACGAAAGATTTCCTCTACCCATAGCTTGCTCTTCTCCGCAGACATTCCCCATTACTCTCGTTCTGCAACCCATATACACAACTTCTGTTTCTGGTTTATCAGGTTGATAATATTTGATGTTAAAAGGAGCGTCAAGGAAACTGAAGTTTGGAAACAGTCTCTTTGAGGATACTCTCATAGCAAGTCTAAATAAATCATAGTTTTTATCTTCTTTATTTAAGTTGATGCCTTCTTTTACTTTGAATATAAGTATAGGGAAAATAGGAGTTTCTCCATTACCCAATCCCTTTTCTTGTGAAAGCATTAAGTTTTTTGAAATCATTCTTCCTTCTTCTGATATGTCTGTACCAAAATTGACACTTGAAAAAGGAACTTGTGCTCCTGCTCTTGAATGCATTGTATTTAAATTATGAATAAAAGCTTCCATTGCCTGATAAGTTTTTCTGTCCGTTTCAAATAATGTTTCATCATAAACAAAAGCTTGTAATTTTCTAACTTGTTCAAAATCTATAGAGTATACTTTAGATATTTTTTGAGCCTCTATATTTTTTTCTTCATCAGAGACTGATATTTTTGCTGAACCA
This region of Acetoanaerobium noterae genomic DNA includes:
- the nrdG gene encoding anaerobic ribonucleoside-triphosphate reductase activating protein, translated to MIKICGIEKESIVDGTGLRYVVFAQGCPHKCVGCHNPESHCFDSGKYKMIDEILNDIKRNPLLKGVTFSGGEPFEQANSFIKLSNEIKAFNKERGLNLDIWCFTGYKAEEIVNSKDKAKLELLKSVDILVDGKFDLNLRTIEKPFVGSSNQRIIDINKSNFNNFVLWNDL
- a CDS encoding anaerobic ribonucleoside triphosphate reductase yields the protein MIDKVKKRDGRLIPFNPEKITRAIFLAASEVANKEGITADYQIASELTEEVRKLLNRKFAGKIPSVEDIQDAVIKVLIETGHAKTSETYILYRAERSRIRNSRSRLMKTIEDITFLDANESDIKRENANINGNTAMGTMLQYGSAVSKEFCKDFIIKNEHSMAHDNGEIHIHDMDFLNMGTLTCCQIDLKKVFSGGFSTGHGFLREPQDIMSYAALAAIAIQSNQNDQHGGQSIPNFDYALSEGVKKTFRKLYAENFYKALYMVLGNVFERKAIIDSILKITDETGSAKISVSDEEKNIEAQKISKVYSIDFEQVRKLQAFVYDETLFETDRKTYQAMEAFIHNLNTMHSRAGAQVPFSSVNFGTDISEEGRMISKNLMLSQEKGLGNGETPIFPILIFKVKEGINLNKEDKNYDLFRLAMRVSSKRLFPNFSFLDAPFNIKYYQPDKPETEVVYMGCRTRVMGNVCGEEQAMGRGNLSFTTLNLPRLGIKYGIKTSDRNKADLEGFFAELDEKINLIGEQLLERFEIQASKKVKNFPFLMGQGIWKGSENLGWDDELRDIIKEGTLTMGFIGLAECLIALTGKHHGEDESSRALGEKIIRHIRNKMDEMSEAHKLNYSLIATPAEGLSGRFTRIDRKLFGEIEGVTDKDYYTNSFHVPVYYKLSAYEKIQIEAPYHELTNAGHISYIELDGNPSSNLDAFETIIRAMKDAGIGYGSINHPLDRDPVCGYNGVIGDTCPSCGREEGDVPFERIRRITGYLVGTLDRFNDAKKSEVNDRVKHI